Proteins encoded by one window of Halosolutus gelatinilyticus:
- a CDS encoding alpha-L-arabinofuranosidase codes for MRRDSNESESHSSMLRRRYLGVQAATATGLIAGCAELVSDGGEERTDGTGDENGDPDGPFETTVTVDPDERSDREVPETLFGRFAEHYGAHEIYPGIYAEHVTNTSFVAWGQVQPDHVSHVYGFDEVGEYDGIPFPWEPVGDDAEFERPAEGGVRGLGTWESDGGWPAVDRELRNAHQRVVLEDAAGGVRQRIPLPDWRTLTYEFALSARGDGIDALEVRLAAPDGDVLAGADVEGLTDEWRRYEGIELTLAERSGNELEGGALDDFASPYGEYVLEIVAEGTGYVDLDWISLLPDDAVAGKFNPTTIDLMADRNVSLLKWPGGNVTSTYKWEDGIGPVEKRPIRPNVVWNGLDPNLMGTAEYVEFCDRTDVEPTITVGVTVEDTDREFQPPEPITPEDAANWVEYCNGSTDTEYGALRADHGYEDPFDVEVWEIGNEVWGGWQAGGTDDPQQFAERALEFIEAMTAVDDSITVIPDGMDPKYDDENLVPDPNDWNETLFETVGDEMDGIGMHRYNWGIRAEDPGSVEEWKDANDADALDYNEVLIAFPTQFGQLLAETAETAASYGLEDLEFIVGEWGLYPTVAEGDPWPGMPTMAGASYVAGMYNAFIRRSEQLRRASHTHLPVRMFPPEHVEHPANPNPLLPVGYTLSLYANVFDGDRTWNVIDASVDGETRDIPETGARIRAMDDVPYVDATSMTTSMDDELCTFLTNRNLRSAADVTLEVPEAFDGADATVIVQRPTDDPHDLQEGLGDYPESWYEWTGLEVYEIDEREVTLEDEALTLTLESSSVARVLVG; via the coding sequence ATGCGAAGGGATAGCAACGAATCCGAGTCGCATAGCTCGATGCTTCGAAGACGGTATCTCGGCGTCCAGGCCGCAACGGCGACGGGGCTGATAGCCGGGTGTGCCGAGCTCGTCTCCGATGGCGGCGAGGAGCGAACCGACGGGACGGGCGACGAGAACGGTGATCCGGACGGGCCGTTCGAGACGACGGTGACGGTGGATCCGGACGAGCGAAGCGACCGCGAGGTTCCGGAAACGCTGTTCGGTCGCTTCGCCGAACACTACGGTGCACACGAGATCTATCCCGGGATCTACGCGGAGCACGTCACGAACACCTCGTTCGTCGCCTGGGGACAGGTCCAACCGGATCACGTCTCGCACGTCTACGGCTTCGACGAGGTCGGCGAGTACGACGGGATCCCGTTCCCCTGGGAGCCGGTGGGCGACGACGCCGAGTTCGAGCGCCCCGCCGAGGGCGGCGTGCGCGGGCTCGGCACGTGGGAGTCCGACGGCGGCTGGCCGGCGGTCGACCGGGAATTGCGCAACGCCCACCAGCGAGTCGTCCTCGAGGACGCCGCGGGCGGCGTTCGACAGCGGATTCCGCTGCCCGACTGGCGAACGCTCACCTACGAGTTCGCGCTGTCGGCTCGCGGCGACGGGATCGACGCACTCGAGGTTCGCCTCGCGGCACCCGACGGCGACGTCCTCGCCGGCGCGGACGTCGAGGGCCTCACCGACGAGTGGCGACGCTACGAGGGGATCGAACTGACGCTCGCGGAGCGAAGCGGGAACGAACTCGAGGGCGGCGCGCTGGACGATTTCGCCTCCCCGTACGGCGAGTACGTTCTCGAGATCGTCGCCGAGGGGACCGGATACGTTGATCTCGACTGGATCTCCCTGCTTCCCGACGACGCGGTCGCGGGGAAGTTCAATCCGACGACGATCGATCTCATGGCGGATCGCAACGTCTCGCTGCTGAAGTGGCCCGGCGGAAACGTCACGAGCACGTACAAGTGGGAAGACGGGATCGGTCCGGTCGAGAAACGGCCGATCAGGCCGAACGTCGTGTGGAACGGCCTCGATCCGAACCTCATGGGAACCGCGGAGTACGTCGAGTTTTGCGACCGTACCGACGTCGAACCGACGATCACCGTCGGCGTCACGGTCGAGGACACCGACAGGGAGTTCCAACCGCCGGAACCGATCACGCCCGAGGACGCCGCCAACTGGGTCGAGTACTGTAACGGCTCGACGGACACCGAGTACGGCGCGCTTCGGGCCGACCACGGCTACGAAGACCCCTTCGACGTCGAGGTCTGGGAGATCGGAAACGAGGTCTGGGGCGGCTGGCAGGCCGGCGGCACCGACGACCCCCAGCAGTTCGCCGAGCGCGCCCTCGAATTCATCGAGGCGATGACCGCCGTCGACGACTCGATCACGGTCATCCCCGACGGAATGGATCCCAAGTACGACGACGAGAACCTCGTCCCCGATCCCAACGATTGGAACGAAACGCTGTTCGAGACCGTCGGCGACGAGATGGACGGAATCGGCATGCACCGCTACAACTGGGGCATTCGGGCGGAGGATCCCGGCAGCGTCGAGGAGTGGAAGGACGCGAACGACGCCGACGCGCTCGACTACAACGAAGTCCTGATCGCGTTCCCGACGCAGTTCGGCCAGCTTCTCGCCGAGACCGCCGAGACGGCGGCCTCGTACGGCCTCGAGGACCTCGAGTTCATCGTCGGCGAGTGGGGCCTGTACCCGACGGTCGCCGAGGGCGATCCGTGGCCCGGCATGCCGACGATGGCCGGCGCCTCCTACGTCGCGGGGATGTACAACGCCTTCATTAGGCGGAGCGAGCAGTTGCGGCGAGCCAGCCACACGCACCTTCCCGTACGCATGTTCCCGCCCGAGCACGTCGAGCATCCGGCGAACCCCAACCCGCTGCTACCGGTCGGCTACACGCTCTCCCTGTACGCGAACGTTTTCGACGGCGACCGGACGTGGAACGTGATCGACGCGTCCGTCGACGGAGAAACGCGAGACATTCCCGAAACCGGCGCCCGAATCCGAGCGATGGACGACGTGCCGTACGTCGACGCAACGTCGATGACGACATCGATGGACGACGAACTCTGTACGTTCCTCACGAACCGGAACCTACGGAGCGCGGCCGACGTGACGCTCGAGGTACCCGAAGCGTTTGACGGCGCGGACGCGACCGTGATCGTCCAGCGCCCGACGGACGATCCGCACGACTTACAGGAGGGCCTCGGCGACTACCCCGAATCGTGGTACGAGTGGACCGGCCTCGAGGTCTACGAGATCGACGAACGCGAGGTGACGCTCGAGGACGAAGCGCTGACGCTGACGCTCGAGTCGTCGTCGGTCGCTCGCGTTCTGGTCGGTTGA
- a CDS encoding carbohydrate ABC transporter permease has protein sequence MAQATQQTDANADESGLVDLSQSWVRELIAGGTFALPYLLIAGTFLFGPLLLALYMSLHDWNALDPAQSQFIGFENYQVLLSDPDFWNALRNTVYFVVLTVPPIVVGSLFLALGVNRDVKGQWLLRTIFFSPYVLTVAVVGLLWTEIFSASGLVPYYVGGGNWLTSHSLAMPAIAIATIWWQLAFNFIILLAARQNVSDRLYEAAKLDGASTWRMMRDITIPQMQNPLIFVVIVTFVGSFQVFGQPFIMTNGGPSFSTTTIVLYLYDTAFTGRQFGYAAAVGYVLFMILIAVSATSYYFLGGDNR, from the coding sequence ATGGCACAAGCAACCCAACAAACCGACGCGAACGCGGACGAATCGGGACTCGTCGACCTCTCGCAGTCGTGGGTCCGCGAGCTGATTGCAGGGGGTACCTTCGCGCTCCCCTATCTCCTGATCGCCGGGACCTTCCTCTTCGGACCGCTGCTGCTGGCGCTGTACATGAGCTTACACGACTGGAACGCGCTCGATCCCGCCCAGTCGCAGTTCATCGGCTTCGAGAACTACCAGGTCCTGCTTTCGGATCCGGACTTCTGGAACGCGTTGCGAAACACCGTCTACTTCGTCGTCCTGACGGTGCCGCCGATCGTCGTCGGCTCGCTGTTCCTGGCGCTCGGCGTCAACCGCGACGTGAAGGGACAGTGGCTGTTACGGACGATTTTCTTCAGCCCGTACGTGCTGACCGTCGCGGTCGTCGGTCTCCTCTGGACGGAGATCTTCAGCGCCTCGGGACTCGTCCCGTACTACGTCGGCGGCGGCAACTGGTTGACTTCCCACAGTCTCGCGATGCCCGCCATCGCTATCGCGACGATCTGGTGGCAGCTGGCGTTTAACTTCATCATCCTGCTGGCCGCGCGCCAGAACGTTTCGGATCGTCTCTACGAGGCGGCGAAACTGGACGGCGCGAGCACGTGGCGGATGATGCGCGACATCACGATTCCGCAGATGCAGAATCCGTTGATCTTCGTCGTCATCGTGACGTTCGTCGGCTCGTTCCAGGTGTTCGGACAGCCGTTCATCATGACCAACGGCGGTCCGTCGTTCTCGACGACGACGATCGTCCTCTACCTCTACGATACGGCGTTTACCGGCCGACAGTTCGGGTACGCCGCCGCGGTCGGCTACGTCCTGTTCATGATTCTGATCGCCGTGTCAGCGACCAGCTACTACTTCCTCGGAGGTGATAACCGATGA
- a CDS encoding sugar-binding domain-containing protein, translating to MTTTQADGYRRRIELNGSWQFVTDPDESGRDGNWYDGGESWPDRAEPVEVPHAWQEREAYREYTGTAWYRRTVDLKGTIDETDRMARALVRFGAVDYEATVWVNGTEVGSNRGGYLPFAVDATDALVDGENEIVVEATDPADISEIPHGKQGEPWYQRVSGIWQDVTLEFVPASRVETVRATPDLEDDSVNLEIDTTVGEAAGADLPVDDVTATVTVAREESGAEAATAATTLDADGSASIAVSLDDPDYWTPETPALYDVRVELERDGTVRDRYEEYFGMRSVEARDGRVYLNGEPYPIRGALEQGYYPKTLYRPFGDDCFEDEVRTAKELGFNLLRKHIKPAHPDFLEQADRLGLLVWEEPANPTVHSERSKREVREQLEGLIERDYNRPSVVVWSIYNEEWGIGNPQGLDVETSLWVDEEKQEYLAALYEETKAADPTRLVCDNSGWAHVATDLNDYHRYFVSPDRADAWADDLDRIVEDPADNYAAAETDPRDAPAIISEFGTWGLCDASAIEEYYGERPPWFDYEFLEEGLKRPDGYRDRFDETALSEAFNDFRELMEAWQRRQLRSNADVIEQMRAHEGIAGYVITEFSDIEWEFNGILDYRRESKAFAEEFARVNAPVAVQLEFESRTVREDEPIAADAVVVNDTTDRLEAELSWTAAGESGRRTVAVNAASAVRAEDLVTVDAPAVDGTIETVTVTVEFGDARTDEPVTVVSRSEFPESVGGSVYVENESLRNELDRRGATVTDRLDDSVAVAVVGETTDAVLEYARSGGDVLLVAGRDDSVTDSSVFEYGDLPEDESWNLVASLLYTVDDRLERLLGPVPGWELDGLYPYAVAAVTEDDDVGVGYVEGWLANPSAAIATRDYGEGTVRVCTFRVADAYGDHPTATALLDELLAGRLESSAGR from the coding sequence ATGACGACCACTCAAGCTGACGGCTATCGGCGGCGCATCGAACTGAACGGATCGTGGCAGTTCGTCACGGATCCGGACGAGAGCGGTCGGGACGGCAACTGGTACGACGGCGGCGAGTCGTGGCCCGATCGAGCGGAGCCGGTCGAAGTCCCACACGCCTGGCAGGAGCGTGAGGCCTACCGCGAGTACACCGGAACCGCGTGGTATCGACGGACGGTCGACCTCAAGGGGACGATCGACGAAACGGATCGAATGGCCCGGGCGCTGGTGCGTTTCGGCGCCGTCGATTACGAGGCGACCGTCTGGGTCAACGGCACCGAGGTCGGTTCGAACCGCGGCGGATACCTCCCCTTCGCGGTCGACGCGACCGACGCGCTGGTCGACGGCGAAAACGAGATCGTCGTCGAAGCGACCGACCCGGCGGACATCAGCGAGATCCCTCACGGGAAGCAGGGCGAGCCGTGGTACCAGCGCGTCAGCGGGATCTGGCAGGACGTTACCCTCGAATTCGTCCCCGCCAGCCGCGTCGAAACGGTCCGCGCGACGCCGGATCTCGAGGACGATAGCGTCAACCTCGAGATCGATACGACCGTAGGGGAAGCCGCGGGCGCGGATCTTCCAGTCGACGACGTCACTGCGACGGTAACGGTCGCCCGCGAGGAGTCGGGCGCCGAAGCCGCCACCGCCGCGACGACCCTCGACGCCGACGGATCGGCTTCGATTGCGGTCTCGCTCGACGACCCCGATTACTGGACGCCCGAGACGCCCGCGCTCTACGACGTCCGCGTCGAACTCGAGCGCGACGGAACGGTCCGCGATCGGTACGAGGAGTACTTCGGGATGCGCAGCGTCGAGGCCCGCGACGGACGGGTGTACCTGAACGGCGAGCCGTACCCCATTCGCGGCGCGCTCGAGCAGGGCTATTACCCGAAGACGCTGTACCGTCCGTTCGGCGACGACTGCTTCGAAGACGAGGTCCGAACGGCCAAGGAACTCGGCTTCAACCTGCTTCGAAAGCACATCAAACCGGCCCATCCGGACTTCCTCGAGCAGGCGGACCGACTCGGCCTCCTCGTCTGGGAGGAGCCGGCGAACCCGACGGTCCACTCCGAGCGGTCGAAACGCGAGGTGCGCGAGCAACTCGAGGGACTGATCGAGCGCGATTACAACCGACCGAGCGTCGTCGTCTGGAGCATCTACAACGAGGAGTGGGGGATCGGCAATCCGCAGGGCCTCGACGTCGAAACTTCCCTGTGGGTGGACGAGGAGAAACAGGAGTACCTCGCCGCGCTGTACGAGGAGACGAAAGCGGCCGATCCGACGCGGCTCGTCTGCGACAACTCCGGGTGGGCCCACGTCGCCACCGACCTCAACGATTACCACCGCTACTTCGTCAGTCCCGACCGCGCCGACGCGTGGGCGGACGACCTCGACCGGATCGTCGAGGACCCGGCGGACAACTACGCGGCCGCCGAGACCGATCCCCGCGACGCGCCGGCCATCATCTCCGAGTTCGGGACGTGGGGGCTGTGCGATGCGTCCGCGATCGAGGAGTACTACGGCGAACGGCCGCCGTGGTTCGACTACGAGTTCCTCGAGGAGGGGTTGAAACGGCCCGACGGCTACCGCGACCGCTTCGACGAGACCGCGCTCAGCGAGGCGTTCAACGACTTCCGGGAACTGATGGAGGCCTGGCAGCGCCGACAGTTGCGGTCGAACGCGGACGTCATCGAACAGATGCGCGCCCACGAGGGCATCGCCGGCTACGTCATCACGGAATTCTCCGACATCGAGTGGGAGTTCAACGGGATCCTCGACTACCGGCGCGAGTCGAAGGCGTTCGCCGAGGAGTTCGCCCGCGTCAACGCGCCGGTCGCGGTGCAACTCGAGTTCGAGTCCCGAACCGTCCGGGAGGACGAACCGATCGCGGCGGACGCGGTCGTCGTCAACGACACGACCGACCGGCTCGAGGCGGAGCTATCGTGGACCGCCGCCGGCGAATCGGGACGACGAACGGTCGCCGTCAACGCCGCGTCGGCGGTTCGCGCCGAGGACCTCGTTACCGTCGATGCGCCGGCCGTTGACGGCACGATCGAGACGGTGACGGTTACCGTCGAGTTCGGCGACGCGCGAACCGACGAGCCGGTGACGGTCGTTTCCCGTTCCGAGTTCCCCGAATCGGTCGGCGGCTCAGTCTACGTCGAAAACGAGTCGCTCCGGAACGAACTCGATCGACGCGGCGCGACAGTCACGGATCGCCTCGACGACTCCGTCGCCGTCGCCGTCGTCGGGGAGACTACGGACGCGGTCCTCGAGTACGCCCGCAGCGGCGGCGACGTCCTGTTGGTGGCGGGTCGGGACGATTCCGTGACCGACTCGTCGGTCTTCGAATACGGCGACCTGCCCGAAGACGAGAGCTGGAACCTCGTCGCGTCGCTGCTGTACACCGTTGACGACCGACTCGAGCGACTGCTCGGGCCGGTTCCCGGCTGGGAACTGGACGGGCTGTATCCGTACGCGGTCGCGGCCGTGACCGAGGACGACGACGTTGGCGTCGGCTACGTCGAGGGGTGGCTGGCGAATCCGTCGGCGGCGATCGCGACCCGCGACTACGGCGAGGGCACCGTTCGGGTGTGTACGTTCCGCGTCGCCGACGCCTACGGCGATCATCCGACCGCGACCGCGCTCCTCGACGAACTGCTCGCCGGTCGACTCGAGTCGTCCGCCGGGCGGTAG
- a CDS encoding M24 family metallopeptidase, with translation MARSATVKRERIVDELTSRSLEELWLLRPENVAWFTGGNVVVDAASDVGVAAVGVPADDGPVRLLAPNNEIDRVREEELPSLEAAGIDVEAERYEWHESALPTAVVDRRRSPAGADVPIDGLTTVDPSSLRTPLPESELDRYRRASRETTRAVEAVGADLTPETTEREAAAALRSELARRGFAAPVVLVGGSERAVEQRHFTPTNAPLDRFGHLTVVAERGGHNVAVTRTVAFDPPAWLRERHEGACRVAATAAAATLEAVRADAPAKAIFEAIRRAYADAGYPDEWRRHHQGGAIGYESREWTAGPDSTTAALAPMPYAWNPTIRGAKCEDTILVDRDGIDVVTSTGEWPTSAYDAVGFDVSVSFHDPLAIEE, from the coding sequence ATGGCACGGTCAGCGACAGTCAAGCGCGAGCGGATCGTCGACGAGCTAACGAGTCGATCGCTGGAGGAGCTCTGGCTCCTCCGCCCCGAGAACGTCGCCTGGTTTACGGGCGGTAACGTCGTGGTCGACGCGGCGAGCGACGTCGGCGTCGCCGCGGTCGGCGTTCCCGCCGACGACGGACCCGTTCGGCTCCTGGCGCCGAACAACGAGATCGATCGCGTCCGCGAGGAGGAACTGCCGTCGCTCGAGGCGGCCGGGATCGACGTCGAGGCCGAACGGTACGAGTGGCACGAGTCGGCACTTCCGACAGCCGTCGTCGATCGGCGTCGATCGCCCGCGGGTGCTGACGTGCCGATCGACGGGCTGACGACGGTCGATCCGTCCTCGCTCAGGACGCCGCTGCCGGAGAGCGAACTCGATCGCTATCGACGAGCGAGCCGCGAAACGACGCGGGCCGTGGAGGCGGTCGGGGCCGACCTGACTCCCGAGACGACCGAACGAGAGGCGGCGGCGGCGCTTCGGAGCGAACTCGCGCGGCGCGGGTTCGCCGCGCCGGTCGTTCTCGTCGGCGGCTCGGAGCGCGCAGTTGAACAGCGACACTTCACTCCCACGAACGCGCCCCTGGATCGGTTCGGTCACCTGACGGTCGTCGCCGAGCGCGGCGGGCACAACGTCGCGGTCACGCGAACGGTCGCGTTCGATCCGCCGGCGTGGCTCCGCGAGCGACACGAGGGGGCGTGTCGCGTCGCCGCGACGGCCGCAGCCGCGACGCTCGAGGCTGTGCGCGCAGACGCACCTGCAAAAGCTATCTTCGAAGCGATTCGAAGAGCGTACGCCGACGCCGGCTATCCGGACGAGTGGCGACGCCACCACCAGGGCGGTGCGATCGGGTACGAGAGCCGCGAGTGGACCGCGGGTCCTGACTCGACGACCGCCGCCCTCGCACCCATGCCGTACGCGTGGAATCCGACGATTCGGGGTGCGAAGTGCGAGGATACGATCCTCGTCGACCGCGACGGCATCGACGTGGTCACGTCGACCGGCGAGTGGCCGACGAGCGCGTACGACGCCGTCGGATTCGACGTCTCAGTATCGTTTCACGATCCGCTCGCGATCGAGGAGTAG
- a CDS encoding IclR family transcriptional regulator: MAKSASSIRSVSRTLRILEVIQELDGATITEITERVDIGRSAVYNYLATLEDEEYVDKDGEEYHIGLPFFGLGSYARNRVPVYDTAQPQVDRLADETGELVTLFVEKNGLGVYLYRASGTNGIELDTHEGEPVSLHSTAPGKAILAFRPRCEVDDIVSEHGLPAVTSNTITTREDLHAELDAIRERGYAVSHEEQWAGLRSIAAPVTDDNDRSIASIGISCPVHRVDDDRLYDDCVNALLGAANVIELEYNYA, translated from the coding sequence ATGGCAAAATCAGCGTCTTCTATCCGGTCCGTCAGCCGGACGCTCAGGATCTTGGAGGTCATTCAGGAACTCGACGGGGCGACCATCACGGAGATCACGGAGCGGGTCGACATCGGACGAAGCGCGGTGTACAACTACCTGGCGACGCTCGAGGACGAGGAGTACGTCGACAAAGACGGCGAGGAGTACCACATCGGCCTGCCGTTTTTCGGCCTCGGTTCGTACGCGAGAAACCGAGTCCCCGTCTACGACACCGCGCAGCCGCAGGTCGATCGACTCGCCGACGAGACGGGGGAACTCGTGACGCTGTTCGTCGAGAAGAACGGACTCGGAGTGTACCTATACCGTGCAAGCGGGACGAACGGGATCGAACTGGACACGCACGAAGGAGAACCCGTGTCGCTCCACAGTACGGCGCCTGGCAAGGCCATTCTCGCGTTCCGTCCTCGGTGCGAAGTCGACGACATCGTCTCGGAACACGGCTTGCCGGCGGTTACGTCGAACACGATCACGACGAGGGAGGACCTCCACGCGGAACTGGACGCGATCCGCGAACGGGGATACGCGGTGAGCCACGAGGAACAGTGGGCCGGGCTGCGATCTATCGCGGCACCCGTCACCGACGACAACGACCGAAGCATCGCGTCGATCGGCATCTCCTGTCCGGTTCACAGGGTCGACGACGATCGACTTTACGACGACTGTGTGAACGCGCTCCTGGGCGCGGCGAACGTGATCGAACTCGAGTACAACTACGCGTAG
- a CDS encoding ABC transporter ATP-binding protein: MSETHDNTVDTVSTTESASAADSDSASVTFDDVRKVYLDDFVAIEEFNAHIEDGEFITIVGPSGSGKSTLLRMIAGLEEITAGDIKIRDESIKGVEPQNRGIAMVFQNYALYPHMTVRKNMSYGLKLTTDLSDDEIDRRVEETAEMMGIGDQLNSKPSELSGGQQQRVATGRAIVRDPKIFLMDEPLSNLDAKLKVHMRTELQRLQEELGTTTIYVTHDQHEALTMSDRIIVLKGGELQQFATPEEVYNNPANRFVADFIGSPAMNFFDVALTDSTLVAEGFEYDLPASIVDEVRDATTGDDLELGIRPEDIEYGVGGANAITATVEVVEVAGSDNFVYLDIEGAECRVRVPGDVKPDVGDRVELAFDPTDIHLFDGRTGENLLADMRTRRTASATETEPEEAA; encoded by the coding sequence ATGAGCGAGACTCACGACAACACCGTCGACACGGTATCGACAACGGAATCAGCATCGGCAGCGGACTCGGACTCGGCATCGGTCACGTTCGACGACGTGCGAAAGGTCTACCTCGACGACTTCGTCGCCATCGAGGAGTTCAACGCCCACATCGAGGACGGCGAGTTCATCACCATCGTCGGCCCCTCGGGATCGGGTAAATCGACCCTGCTGCGGATGATCGCCGGCCTCGAGGAGATCACCGCTGGCGACATCAAGATCCGCGACGAGAGCATCAAGGGCGTCGAACCGCAGAACCGCGGCATCGCGATGGTATTCCAGAACTACGCGCTGTACCCGCACATGACCGTCCGGAAGAACATGTCGTACGGGCTGAAGCTGACGACGGATCTATCCGACGACGAGATCGACCGCCGCGTCGAGGAGACCGCCGAGATGATGGGAATCGGCGACCAGCTCAATAGCAAACCGAGCGAACTTTCGGGCGGCCAGCAACAGCGCGTCGCGACCGGCCGCGCCATCGTCCGCGACCCGAAAATCTTCCTGATGGACGAGCCGCTGTCGAACCTGGACGCGAAGCTCAAGGTCCACATGCGGACCGAACTCCAGCGCCTGCAGGAGGAGCTGGGAACGACGACGATCTACGTCACGCACGACCAGCACGAAGCGCTGACGATGAGCGACCGGATCATCGTCCTCAAGGGCGGCGAACTCCAGCAATTCGCGACGCCGGAGGAGGTGTACAACAACCCCGCCAACCGATTCGTCGCCGACTTCATCGGTAGCCCGGCGATGAACTTCTTCGACGTCGCGCTAACCGACTCGACGCTCGTCGCCGAGGGATTCGAGTACGACCTCCCCGCGTCGATCGTCGACGAGGTCCGCGACGCGACGACCGGCGACGACCTCGAGCTGGGGATCCGTCCCGAAGACATCGAATACGGCGTGGGCGGAGCCAACGCGATCACGGCGACCGTGGAAGTCGTCGAGGTCGCGGGCAGCGACAACTTCGTCTACCTGGACATCGAGGGCGCCGAGTGTCGCGTTCGCGTGCCGGGAGACGTGAAACCCGACGTCGGCGACCGGGTCGAACTCGCGTTCGATCCCACGGACATTCACCTTTTCGACGGCCGGACCGGCGAGAACCTGCTCGCAGACATGCGAACGAGACGCACCGCTTCCGCGACTGAGACCGAACCCGAAGAGGCCGCCTGA
- a CDS encoding carbohydrate ABC transporter permease: protein MSVESRGLFDDLSLTNDRLRTIALYAGLYGMAFLFLIPYWYMFATSFMTRDLVYSEVPYLIPWEMTLYWYDYLLTNSLIVQWTVNTLILAGVTTVVVVLIDAMIAYSLTRLDWPGRRAIFAVIVASFMVPGIVNLVPVYIIVSELGLVNSVWGVVLPSAANPLGVFMLVQFFKDIPEELEEAARLDGFSRLRIFTHIVLPLMRSALAALGLFIFIWTWNAFVWPLLIFQNDAMYTLPIGLVTLQDNLGVTEPGVIMTSAVVASVPLLLVFLVMQKHLVRAVEMQGTTK from the coding sequence ATGAGCGTCGAATCGCGCGGGCTCTTCGACGACCTCTCGCTGACGAACGATCGGCTTCGGACGATCGCCCTCTACGCCGGTCTGTACGGGATGGCGTTCCTCTTTCTTATCCCGTACTGGTACATGTTCGCGACGTCGTTCATGACTCGCGATCTGGTCTACTCCGAGGTGCCGTACCTGATCCCGTGGGAGATGACCCTGTACTGGTACGACTATCTGCTTACGAACTCGCTGATCGTCCAGTGGACCGTCAATACGCTCATTCTGGCCGGGGTAACGACCGTCGTCGTGGTTCTGATCGACGCGATGATCGCGTACTCGCTGACCCGGCTCGACTGGCCCGGCCGCCGCGCCATCTTCGCGGTCATCGTGGCGAGTTTCATGGTGCCCGGCATCGTCAACCTCGTGCCGGTCTACATCATCGTGAGCGAACTCGGCCTCGTCAACTCCGTCTGGGGCGTCGTCCTCCCGAGCGCCGCCAACCCGCTCGGCGTGTTCATGCTCGTCCAGTTCTTCAAGGACATCCCCGAAGAGCTGGAGGAGGCGGCCCGCCTCGACGGGTTCTCGAGACTCCGGATCTTCACCCACATCGTGTTGCCGCTCATGCGGTCGGCGCTGGCGGCGCTCGGGCTGTTCATCTTCATCTGGACGTGGAACGCCTTCGTCTGGCCGCTGTTGATCTTCCAGAACGACGCGATGTACACGCTCCCGATCGGCCTGGTGACCCTGCAGGACAACCTCGGCGTGACCGAACCCGGCGTCATCATGACCTCGGCGGTCGTCGCCTCCGTCCCGCTCTTGCTGGTCTTCTTGGTGATGCAGAAACACCTCGTCAGGGCCGTCGAAATGCAGGGGACGACCAAATGA